A genomic segment from Rubrobacter tropicus encodes:
- a CDS encoding nucleoside hydrolase, producing MPPTRVVLDCDTANEVDDQFAIAHALGLPEGVFDVRGVVSVHNTTAHGPGSRDMYQDEAERVVGLCGRGVPCITGADRPMTSRGEPVPSAGLEFLIEEARRGPLTVIATGPATDVASLLVSGPDLRENVRVVWLGGFGGAETYGRHKFHELNGRADMAAWRVLFEEDVDLLHVPGWPAPAKILVQATKFAQEVRSLGNPAASYLAEILELWVAEYGGPVDPKGEKILWDVACVAAVADPKSVTVERRVLPTLDAAAAHDYALPGREVDTVVDLDEGRVISGLMRALGRLSDGPRA from the coding sequence ATGCCACCAACCCGCGTAGTCCTCGACTGCGACACGGCAAACGAGGTGGACGACCAGTTCGCAATAGCGCACGCCCTCGGCCTGCCGGAAGGCGTCTTCGACGTGCGCGGCGTAGTCTCCGTACACAACACCACCGCCCACGGCCCGGGCTCGCGGGACATGTACCAGGACGAGGCCGAGCGGGTGGTCGGCCTGTGCGGGCGCGGCGTGCCGTGCATCACGGGGGCGGACCGGCCCATGACCAGCCGCGGCGAGCCCGTGCCGAGCGCGGGCCTGGAGTTCCTGATCGAGGAGGCAAGGCGAGGCCCCCTCACCGTGATCGCAACAGGACCCGCCACAGACGTCGCCTCGTTGCTGGTCTCCGGGCCGGATCTCCGGGAGAACGTCCGCGTCGTGTGGCTCGGGGGGTTCGGGGGCGCCGAGACCTACGGCCGGCACAAGTTCCACGAGCTGAACGGCCGGGCCGACATGGCGGCGTGGCGGGTCCTGTTCGAGGAAGACGTCGACCTGCTGCACGTCCCGGGCTGGCCCGCGCCCGCGAAGATCTTGGTTCAGGCGACGAAGTTCGCGCAAGAGGTGCGCTCCCTCGGGAACCCGGCCGCCTCGTACCTGGCCGAGATCCTGGAGCTGTGGGTGGCCGAGTACGGCGGCCCCGTGGACCCCAAGGGCGAGAAGATCCTCTGGGACGTGGCCTGCGTCGCGGCCGTGGCGGACCCGAAATCCGTGACGGTCGAACGCCGCGTCCTGCCCACGCTGGACGCCGCCGCGGCCCACGACTACGCGCTGCCGGGCCGCGAAGTGGATACGGTGGTAGATCTGGACGAGGGGCGTGTGATCTCGGGCCTGATGCGGGCGCTCGGGCGGCTGTCGGACGGTCCGCGGGCCTGA
- a CDS encoding ABC transporter substrate-binding protein produces MPGSKRIKPLVIALLCLAALAGCGGTGGANSPSGEDRPFSELERAARGTEVNLAIYGGDEAINAYVDDYVIPQLKERHGIEFTRTPLGDTADAVNKLLNEKQAGKDEGTIDLVWINGENFATGADADLWFGPWAEELPNARYVDWKSPSINRDFGHPVEGREAPWGKAQFVMIYDSAKVDDPPKTMEELKSWTEENPGRFSYPAPPDFTGNAFVEQAFYDVTGRVEAYQKPFDEEVFERESPKLYDFLKDMEPNLWREGETYPATSAKLDELYGNGETWLTMSYNPLLAQRQVDKGLFPKSTRSYLLEGGTLNNTHYLAIPFNGPNKAGAQVVTNFLQGPGAQSEKQDPRGWGDLTALSLDRLPEGAREGFAEPEGAATLPTRVLQENRVPEAGTEWLLRLEEGWQERVLED; encoded by the coding sequence ATGCCCGGCTCGAAGAGGATAAAACCCCTGGTCATCGCCCTGCTCTGCCTCGCGGCGCTCGCCGGCTGCGGCGGGACCGGGGGCGCGAACTCCCCCTCCGGCGAGGACCGCCCTTTTTCGGAACTGGAGAGGGCGGCCCGCGGCACCGAGGTCAACCTCGCCATATACGGCGGGGACGAGGCCATAAACGCCTACGTCGACGATTACGTCATCCCGCAGTTGAAAGAGAGACACGGAATAGAATTTACGCGCACGCCCCTTGGAGACACTGCCGACGCGGTCAACAAGCTGCTCAACGAGAAGCAGGCGGGAAAAGACGAGGGGACCATAGACCTCGTCTGGATCAACGGCGAGAACTTCGCCACGGGCGCCGACGCCGACCTCTGGTTCGGCCCGTGGGCCGAGGAACTCCCGAACGCCAGGTACGTAGACTGGAAAAGTCCCTCCATTAACCGGGACTTCGGCCACCCCGTGGAGGGTAGGGAGGCGCCCTGGGGCAAGGCCCAGTTCGTCATGATCTACGACTCGGCGAAGGTCGACGACCCACCGAAGACGATGGAAGAACTCAAATCCTGGACCGAAGAGAACCCCGGCCGCTTCTCCTACCCCGCCCCGCCCGACTTCACGGGCAACGCCTTCGTCGAGCAGGCCTTCTACGACGTGACGGGACGGGTCGAAGCCTACCAGAAACCTTTCGACGAGGAGGTCTTCGAGAGGGAGTCCCCAAAGCTTTACGACTTCCTGAAGGACATGGAGCCGAACCTCTGGCGCGAGGGCGAGACCTACCCCGCGACCTCGGCGAAGCTGGACGAACTCTACGGGAACGGCGAGACCTGGCTCACGATGAGCTACAACCCGCTCCTCGCCCAGCGCCAGGTGGACAAGGGCCTCTTCCCGAAGAGCACCCGCTCCTACCTGCTCGAAGGTGGCACCCTCAACAACACCCACTACCTCGCCATCCCTTTCAACGGCCCGAACAAGGCGGGGGCGCAGGTGGTAACGAACTTCCTGCAGGGCCCCGGGGCCCAGAGCGAGAAGCAGGACCCGAGAGGATGGGGCGACCTGACCGCCCTCAGCCTCGACCGGCTGCCGGAAGGGGCGCGCGAGGGGTTCGCGGAACCCGAGGGGGCGGCGACGCTGCCGACCCGGGTGCTGCAGGAGAACCGGGTACCCGAGGCAGGAACCGAGTGGCTCCTGCGGCTCGAAGAGGGGTGGCAGGAACGGGTTTTGGAGGACTAG
- a CDS encoding ABC transporter permease — MGGRLKIALLLAPALAVIGVLFAGGLVAAFAQSLGYLPAIGMTELSLVAYREILSDEGFFDSLVLTLYVSGVSTGVSTVLAVLAALALRASGGRVSAVVFQLPITIPHLVAAVGIALVVGQTGLGARLAALLGLVGEPGDFPALLYDKYSVGIILTYVWKEVPFIALVVLASLRGVASELEDVARTLGAGAWQRFWYVVFPVISPSVVAASLLVFAFTFGAFEVPYLLGKSYPTILPVMAYNEYREIDLAARPTAMAINVLIALVTGTVAALYLRLARDLGRRG, encoded by the coding sequence TTGGGCGGCCGGCTAAAGATAGCGTTGCTTTTGGCCCCGGCGCTGGCCGTGATCGGGGTCCTCTTCGCCGGCGGGCTCGTCGCCGCCTTCGCGCAGTCCTTGGGCTACCTGCCGGCCATCGGCATGACGGAGCTTTCGCTGGTCGCGTACCGGGAGATCCTCTCCGACGAGGGCTTCTTCGACTCGCTGGTCCTCACCCTGTACGTCTCCGGGGTCTCGACGGGCGTCTCGACGGTGCTGGCCGTGTTGGCCGCGCTCGCGCTCAGGGCGTCGGGCGGGCGGGTCTCGGCGGTGGTGTTTCAGTTGCCGATCACGATCCCCCACCTCGTCGCCGCCGTGGGCATCGCCCTCGTCGTCGGTCAGACGGGTCTTGGCGCGAGGCTGGCGGCCCTTCTCGGCCTCGTCGGCGAGCCGGGCGACTTCCCGGCCCTGCTCTACGACAAGTATTCCGTGGGCATCATCCTCACCTACGTGTGGAAGGAGGTGCCGTTTATAGCGCTCGTGGTGCTCGCCTCGCTCAGGGGTGTTGCCTCTGAGCTGGAGGACGTTGCCCGGACCCTGGGGGCGGGGGCGTGGCAGCGGTTCTGGTACGTGGTCTTTCCGGTGATCTCGCCCTCCGTGGTGGCGGCGAGCCTGCTCGTCTTCGCCTTCACCTTCGGGGCCTTCGAGGTGCCTTACCTGCTCGGTAAGTCGTACCCGACGATACTGCCCGTCATGGCCTACAACGAGTACAGGGAGATAGACCTGGCGGCGCGGCCTACGGCCATGGCGATCAACGTGCTCATAGCCCTCGTAACGGGGACGGTCGCGGCCCTGTACCTGCGGCTCGCCAGGGATCTCGGACGCCGTGGGTAA